The window CGGAACGCACTGCCACTGGGGCTCTGGTGCCACCATTTTGGTTCTAATTCACATTATCAAAGGCACACGGCGTGGAGCAAAGATGGTGACAGTTTCTTCATTCAACAGCCGTGTCTCGTGATTGGTTGTTTCCTAGTAAACTTGTAAGCTATTGGTCGTAATGCCCACGAGCTAAATTGACACCGCCTGCCCATGACAGGCGACACGCCTCCCTGCCATGCTGGTTCGCGGTGTACGGCGAGGATTGGCTGCCGTGATGTTGTTTGTCTAATTTCGTGCTCAGTGGTTGGCCGGAATCACATGTTCTCTTATTATTGGAGTCTCAATGTCCTATCGCAAAGCATATATTTGCGCCGGCGCACTGCCTATTGAAACGTGATATCAGCCAAAAGCCTGCTTTAAAATGAGACGGATGTCCTTATTTAAAGCACGAACAACATATATACTGGATGTACTACACGAACGACGACTTGGGATAGGTTAGTCTGCTGCATACTGTGTTCATCGAGGACTACATGTTATAACTGGATTGAGCATCAGTCCGTAGCATACACTTgtagaaaaacatcaaattagATTAAATATGGTGTCAATTTGACAAAGACACAAGCAAgcaacacacaaatgcataccTTGGTCTCAGAGTGTAGAATAAGCTATATGTAGAAATGCATTCACTCTATTACATGCtataattaaaatcaacattcaatttttaaatgttataacaaaatgaaatgttccaGCACATTATGGCAAATGCAACAGGCCGATTTGGCTTTCttattcttaaaataaagacagcaAAGACACGTCCTTAAactgcttttatttcaaataaaactgcCCACACACCTGAACAACACAAAGCTCCACATGTGGTGTCTGCTATCAATAATTAGTCACAGCCAAGTGTTGATAGGAGATTTAAAAAGGTATATACAGAAATGTTGCATAACACAAAACAGGTTGGAAATAAGAAGAAATAACACATCATCCACTAAAGGAGCACGGAGGTGAGTTTCACGAGTTGACGACACTTTCAGGCGATGAAGTCCAGTGGTCTGTTGAATCCACCTTTTCTGTTCATGTACTGcctaaaaaaaatgaatacatataaGACAACATTACATCACTGTTACCCTCGCAACACTTGCAGATTACATCATCGAGCACCAATGAGAGAGCCGGGATCTCTGCATAGAGACACCTGCAAAAGGTGATTGGCTAAAGTAACACTGGATGATGCTGAGAGCGCTCGGAAAAGTTGACACTCAAACTCGGACACCTTACAGACAACAGGGGTTCAAAGGCGATCCTAAAAATCATCACTATATAGAACAGGAGCTTATGCAACTATTCGGGAAAAAACTGTCTGTGGCTACCAAAAAAACACCTCAATGCAAATAGgattaattatttgttgttgttgttgttgttgacgaCGTACCTGTATTTTCTCTTCATGGAAGTATTGACAGCGAATGCATTGACTGATCCGTCAGTTTTCTTCCCCtgtttgaaaacacacaatgtttcACATGACAGTTTAAGGTGTAGTTTTAACACGTTAACAATATTAGGGTTTCTAAAGCTTAAGGAGagtaaatactttttataatgCCAATCTTTCTTTTCCAAATAGATGTTTGTgagtttaaaatgcattgtgaAGAGACTTGGATTGCATAGGTTGTGAGAGAGTTTGCAAACAGAggttttgtattgtttaacGCAGCCCTACCTTTACTTTAATTCATCGAGATTGTTTTCCACAATGCGAGTCATGAATATACTCAAATGATCGttttattcattcaaatatTTCCCTGAGTTAGCAATGGAGGGCTCGATTGTTGTCcagaaaaatagtttttataaaTATCAATTAGAACTCATTTCAGCATAAATGTTGCAACAGGAGCGAGACCATCGTCACATCATCAATAAAGCACAGTAAAGGATATGTGAATATTGACCACAACAGAATCAGGATCTACCTCTGGTGATGTGTTCGGGGAAATTCTGAGCACAACAGCATTAATTGGTGTATAGAAAAAGGTCCAGAagaatgcaaaacaaacagtCTATCTTCAGTTAAGCCAAGAATAAGATAACTTTATTTGAACAAGTGCACCTCCTTTTGGCTGCACACCACACGACACCCCATGCTCTCACCTTGGTGGAGTCAAAGGAACCAAATCCCATCAGCTTCATCATCTCAATCTCCTCTTCGGTTTTGCCCTCCATGTCTTcctctgtgaaaacaaaatgatgctTTAGAAGTTTTGACCAAAAACCTAAATGTTTCACAAAGCTGAATGTCCTTTTTATAGCATGTCAATGTAGCATATAGGGGCACATTCTACTTCTGATACCTGAGATCTGAATGGGCTTTGCCGTCTTTTCCTTCGACTCTTTGCGATCATCATCACGCCGCTCGGAGGAGGTGGAGCGATGGCGTCTGGGGGGAGACCTGCAGGGGGAACAAGCGAATGTGAAAGGAGTCCAGTACGTTTCTGCAACTCAAAAGGGAATATTATCGTTCATCATTTGTATAAGTCTAATAAAAGacaatcaataaaaatgtatatgtttaacCCGGACCGTATTTCCCCACGCTTTTGTGTCTAGGCGTCTAATGGGGACAACAACACAGGTATCATCAATGTTTTTTACCCATGGCATCCTTGTTATAAGTGTCAAACCAAATTCTGGAACAGGAGCCTACAGAGAAATATTTTGCGCTGCAGAATTGCCGACATTGCAACACGGTAAGTGGCCTCCTGCTGCAGTGTTACCGCTAAACACtacacatatttaataaattggCATTCACATTATTCATTAATACACAAAAAACATGGGGGAAAACGGATcccttttaaaaacaccaaaGTCTACAATTGCAACTACATGTGCTTGTTCTTAAAAGGCCAATAGTACCATACAGGACCTGCCATCCTTCTACACAATCTAAATAGCACACTGCATTCATAAATGGAATCAAGACACACagccatacatatatttaaaaaagaaacatggcAAAGATAAATCCCACCCAGTCCTCCATATACGCGTTTGCTCACCTGGAGCGTCTCCTGTGAGGAGATCTTGAGCGACTTCTCCTGCGCTCACGATCCCGATCTCGAGAACGGGATCGCTCCCTTTCCCTTCGCCTACGCTCACGATCCCGGGAAGTTGAGCGGGAACGCCTTCTCTCTGCAGGGGAACGACAACATATTACTTGGGAACTGGGAAATTTAAACAGGCCTTATTGGCATCTACACACAACATCCTCCATACACCATTAAGAGATgttcttctttatttctctgcGGCATGATTTAAATAGGCTTAAGCTCAGACATCTCTTGGAACCATGCATTTCTAATGAAAGTGTATGTGTAGTTTTCTTTTGCAAAGACAGAATGCAATCCATGCCACAAGTAGGGCTGAAACACACAGTTACTTCCGTTATCGATTCATCTTTCTATGATTTACTAGGTAAAATCAATTGGGTCTCTAAAATGTCAACAACTAGTGAAACAAATATCCATCAAAGCTCAAggcaatgtctttaaatgcctTTTGTTTACAGacccaaaaatataataaacagagaaaagcagaacatttatATACATCTGAGAAGCTTACAACACACATTTCCGGCCCATTGAATGAAATATTCCgttgaaaatgtttctgtttaattgGTGGATAAGACTGCCGATTCATTCTTCATGCAAATGTTTATGGTTGTTGATATAATACAGATATTACATTGTTTTCAGGACACGTTACCTTTACTCTTTAACTTTTCGACCTCAGGTAGAACTTGGCCGCCTGAATATGCAAGGAGACATTAAAATACTGTACAGATCTACATATAAGAAAAGGCTGATCTCAACCGACGTGCCTTTAAGAAGCCTTTATGGGTTAAAGTTTGTAACCCTGCTTGATGAGGTGCAGTTCAGTATTCTATAAACAAAGGTGAGGTAGAAACAGTTGTGACAAGAATGTTGGGGTTCCCCTTAGAACTGTCATCTGTGTGAACAGTTCAATCACAGATTTCAAAATGATATCATCtcaattaacaaataacatcaCATACTAACCAgatttattctaaaatgtgatgtttttaaagaatatcaTGTTAAGATCACAGTTTAGTTCTTACATTACTCTTTAAACTGTCACTTCAGCTAATGGGATTTAAAAACTGGACTCAGTTTGTATGTAACTGTATTTCAAAGTctgaaacaggtttattgccaagcaGTTTCAAACATACGAGAAACTTGCCTTAGGGTATATGTTGCATACATACattaaacacagttaaagaagataagaaaataaacccaaaaaatgtaaacatgtaaacagtaCGCCTACAGCTGGAAATGCTTTGTTATTCTGGCACCAAACTTCATAATTAAATTagattttctgtatttatttgtcaaGTATTTGAATGAAACATAAGTATGACAAATTGCATTTTCAATTCTAATCAGACTTTAACTTGGACACAACTCATGGAGGTCTAATGTAGGGCAAGACAAATAatgataaaagacaaaaaaagaagaaaaatcgTAATCGAGATTAGAAATGAACTATATCGTGATAGGAATGAAGttatacaaacatttcaaagtcactGATAGTTTCATTGATTGTGCACTTTTCTAGAACGTTCACACTActtcaaaaccaaaaataaactCATACAAATTCAATATATTCTTTACCCAGTTTTATCTAGCTTACTATAACGTGTACCACATTGGAAAGCTAAGGTAGAATTACACTAGGGAACATCGGATCAGAGTCACATGTGTTGTTGTAAACATGTGATATTAATGGTTCACATGCATGACTTCTTGATGTGTTAAGTTAATGGTCACATTGTTGTGTTAATGTGTACTTTCttttagagtaaaataaaacaaaatgtgttatatttgcAGCTAAAACAGGCAGCTCGGTTGTATCATCGTTAGCATTGTGCGTAGCGTTTGCGTTAGCTTAGTTAGCTAAcgttattttactttgttttcttacctcTTCTTGGAGGAGTCCGACTCCTGCTCCGGCCCATTTTCTTATCAATCACAATGTTCTCTAGTAATTAAAAGTATTACTTAATATAACACAATTTAAGGGGAGAATCTTAACCAAACTGTggggtttttgttgttgtatgacTACCACTTCAAGGCAGGATGCTCTGTTGTCTATTGTTACACTTACTTCCGGTTAGCTTCCGGTATTAGAGCGCCCTCTACCGACATGGAGGAAAGCTTATaaatgctatataaataacGATGTAGTTTACCTTTTCAAGTGTTACCATGAAGTAAAAACTCTAAATTGTTTGTATAGGAATAAATAGCACCTaatttgtaatacattttttatggtgcaaataaatcatttattacataattattgcatttttaatttatccaatcatttaattacatttttagatatatatttacataGTAGTTATTTTCAATGTGTTCTACTGTCGATTTTTTGTGGAATTTGGTTAAATTAGTAGAAATAATAGTACTTTAATAAGGACTTTAAATTGTCAcagaagcagagaaagaaacGTAAACTTGATGTCGAGTtgattttaaatcaaacttGATCTTTAATGACTGATACATGGTAACCTTGCAACACTCACTTATACATtctaatataaaataaattaaaccatAAGCAAACATCACACATCAGCATATCTGATAACAGCTACTGGTTAAAACTGAAAGTAAATACAACTGTTAAGAGGTATTTTGCACACATACACttcaaagaaaatgataaaagtggAATGTTTAGTACCTTCAGTATCTTCTATTACTGGGTTTCAAACTGAATCGGCAAGCCACACATTATTTATGCTTCATCCTTTTTTGGGTTACTGGAGGCATTTAAAGcgacttttgttttgttgcgagtcagtttttcttttcttttttattcttcccTGCTGCGATAACGTCAAATGGCTGATATTTTCACAAAGAACCAGCATTCAGAGGAGCACAATCAGAAGCTATCAGTGTATTTCTACATGTACTGCACCTGTGCTCACATGGTATACCTGCAACATCTATCTGATAATTAAAACCAAATAATGACTAGAAGATGCCTATGATATTGAACAAACGCAACATACTAAAATGTCAATATACATATGTCGAGTTACATGGATAATTGGTGCATAATTCAAGGGGTGGTCAATTTCCGCCGTGTCTTGCAAAGTAGtggctaaaaacaaaaatggtaGGAAAACAATTCTGAGTGCACAAGTAACCCCCGTTAAAGAAACAGTGTCCGAATGTCTATACAGTGAAGTTAAGTAATGGTTTGATAGCACAGCAGGTGAAAATAAGACGTGAGTAATACAGGGACTGAGTGTGTGACAAGAAGCGTCAGACTGTACCGGACCTGGGCCAAATACTGTGTGAACAACATGATCAGTGTGTTTTAACCTGCTTAAGGTGAGACACTACAGGCACACATATTATAACTTTCAGACTACTGGAAAtgaaatataagaaaaacacatttgtgtctgcagattTTTAGTTAATTCacctaaatgtattattataaaatgcctcttttgcatatttaaaccaACATGTCTTAATGTTAATAATCAACTGGAGGGAGTTTCATGTCGATATCTTAAGTCATGTTTGCTCTATTCACATGTAGTGTGtacaacattaactttaacatgTATATCTTTAAATGCTGATTTCTCAAAATGAGTTTTTTCTCAAACTCTGAGCCAGAAATCTCGCCTTCAGTAGCACTTACTGTACATTAACCAACCTTTCTAGTTGAATTCCTGTGTTTATTCTGAAGTTTATTAAGAGGGGTTTGTTCACACACCCTTCAAAGCCTGGTTTacagaatgttttattttgtaaaattatGGGAGAGACTGATTTATGGTTTGGTTTGGTTACGGTAAGGTTTGAAGGGATATCAAAAATCCCCTCTGAAAAACCTTAGGTTGTaatatttcaacaaaatgaaacaatggCTTTATCCAATGTTCAAATTTCTGTTCCGTAAATGTATGCGAATCAGCACACACTTAATAATAAAAGGCCTCTTTTGCGTATTGAAACTTAacctgtcaaaaaaaaaactgtccttCTGTAAGTTATGTACTGGGGAAGCTTGATAGCTTTATCTATTAGGTAATAATCTAAGCCTgttcacctgtagtgtctccCTTTAAAGTGAATCACCAATGAGATGGAGCATCAGTGTTACAATAAAGTATTTGTAAGTGAAGTTAGTACACCGTAGCACATCTTAACTGACTCTAGATCTGCTGCTGTGGTTAGCTTTAGTCACACACTGAAGAGATGTTTCACTGTGGTATTTCACCGAGGTCAGGTGTCCCTGAAGGCCTCAGGTCTCGGCCTTCTCCTTCTGcttcttgctcttcttcaggAACGACGGCGGCTtgaacttcttcttcttcttggacGGGGACTTGGAGGGCGAGCACTCGGGGGTGCCCCCTTGTGGTTTGGGTGGCGGAGCGGCGGGCGTGGAGGAGGTGTCGTTGGTGGAAAGAGCCTTCATCCCTTTCTCAAGCTCCTCCGTcgtctgcttctcctcctcgcCTCCGTTCTGTATGGCTGGAGAGTCGGGcttttcctcttctgctccaataaaaacagaaaacatggaACAATCAGCAACATTCACAGAGAGCTTTGAGGACTGGAGCTGCA of the Eleginops maclovinus isolate JMC-PN-2008 ecotype Puerto Natales chromosome 12, JC_Emac_rtc_rv5, whole genome shotgun sequence genome contains:
- the snrnp27 gene encoding U4/U6.U5 small nuclear ribonucleoprotein 27 kDa protein isoform X2; this translates as MGRSRSRTPPRRERRRSRSTSRDRERRRRERERSRSRDRDRERRRSRSRSPHRRRSRSPPRRHRSTSSERRDDDRKESKEKTAKPIQISEEDMEGKTEEEIEMMKLMGFGSFDSTKGKKTDGSVNAFAVNTSMKRKYRQYMNRKGGFNRPLDFIA
- the snrnp27 gene encoding U4/U6.U5 small nuclear ribonucleoprotein 27 kDa protein isoform X1, whose product is MGRSRSRTPPRRGGQVLPEVEKLKSKERRRSRSTSRDRERRRRERERSRSRDRDRERRRSRSRSPHRRRSRSPPRRHRSTSSERRDDDRKESKEKTAKPIQISEEDMEGKTEEEIEMMKLMGFGSFDSTKGKKTDGSVNAFAVNTSMKRKYRQYMNRKGGFNRPLDFIA